A genomic segment from Nicotiana sylvestris chromosome 1, ASM39365v2, whole genome shotgun sequence encodes:
- the LOC138876203 gene encoding uncharacterized protein, producing the protein MGEVDNVNGNIRVEPADPNVRVVAPLVPEAALYDWAQPTADNLATDIAVPAIQAETFQITNNMLHLLQNKGLQPNVTPEAIKLLLFPFSMTGEAQTWLNSLPSNSIVTREELVKQFLNKFYPPNKTARQIDEILQYKQQPTETLQETWERFKGMLVKYPHHSIPDQMLGQRFYMGLADNLKANVDASAGGAFLSKTFTKCKVLLDKMSQNSGWMTRGTTLAPIVHSVHLDPNNSYAKNMATLMTQMSILTKKIDEMGTKQVHIVDTPNGGLCTPCVNQSYVCSWSGEGENQGAREDMNYVNNFGGHIQGGQQWRPAPNQQYRPNMPQPGGMQAQGQMVPYHQKQQGYPQQNQQHLTYQPSPQQQDNNIVEIRGMLQQLIGTNGEMQEKLAVHDSTIKNIETQLGQLSMALNNRPQGTLPANTNINPKEQNPNQLMAGPEEKGKAKVTEQAAEEVAPLVPQNSNK; encoded by the exons ATGGGTGAGGTAGATAACGTCAACGGAAACATCAGGGTTGAGCCAGCTGACCCAAATGTCAGagtggtggcacctcttgtgccagaagctgCACTTTATGATTGGGCTCAACCCACAGCTGACAACCTAGCAACTGACATAGCTGTGCCCGCAATTCAAGCAgagacattccagatcaccaacaacatgCTGCATCTACTGCAGAATAAGGGACT GCAGCCAAATGTGACCCCTGAAGCTATCAAGCTATTGCTGTTCCCGTTCTCTATGACTGGGGAAGCTCAGACCTGGCTGAATTCGCTTCCAAGCAATTCCATTGTCACCCGGGAGGAATTAGTAAAGCAGTTCCTGAATAAGTTCTACCCGCCCAATAAGACTGCAaggcagattgatgaaatatTGCAGTACAAGCAGCAGCCGACTGAAACCTTGCAAGAAACATGGGAGAGATTTAAAGGGATGCTGGTGAAGTATCCTCACCATAGCATTCCAGACCAGATGCTTGGCCAGAGGTTCTACATGGGGTTAGCTGACAATctaaaggccaatgtggatgcttcAGCTGGAGGTGCATTTTTGAGTAAGACATTCACCAAGTGCAAAGTtcttcttgacaagatgtcccagaattcggggtggatgactagagggacaacactggcacccatagtgcattcagttcatcttgacccaaataattcgTATGCAAAGAACATGGCCACACTCATGACTCAGATGAGTATTTTGACAAAGAAGATAGATGAGATGGGTACCAAACAGGTGCATATTGTTGACACACCAAATGGAGGACTGTGTACACCTTGTGTTAATCAGTCTTATGTGTGTTCATGGAGCGGAGAAGGTGAAAATCAAGGGGCAAgagaagatatgaattatgttaaCAACTTTGGGGGCCATATACAAGGAGGACAGCAGTGGAGACCGGCACCAAATCAGCAATACAGACCCAACATGCCTCAGCCTGGGGGCATGCAGGCTCAAGGCCAAATGGTGCCGTACCACCAGAAACAGCAGGGCTACCCACAGCAGAACCAGCAACATCTGACATATCAGCCATCTCCTCAACAACAAGATAACAACATTGTAGAGATTAGGGGGATGCTTCAGCAACTCATTGGGACAAACGGTGAGATGCAGGAAAAATTGGCAGTGCATGATTCAACTATAAAGAACATTGAAACTCAGTTGGGGCAGTTGTCTATGGCTTTAAACAATCGCCCCCAGGGAACATTGCCAGCAAATACAAATATTAACCCCAAGGAGCAAAACCCGAATCAGCTGATGGCA GGTCCAGAGGAAAAGGGTAAAGCTAAGGTAACTGAACAAGCTGCAGAAGAGGTGGCGCCTCTTGTGCCACAGAACTCCAACAAATAG
- the LOC138876208 gene encoding uncharacterized protein yields MIPAPFPQRLVKQNKEDQYKKFMEMLYQIQLNIPLMDALREMSGYAKMMKDLMSRKFDFQDLSTVTLTQTCSAVVIRPMAQKMSDPGSFTIPCTIGSYAFAKTLCDLGANINLMPLDVYTKLGIGRARPTLMLMQLADRIVKRPTGILDDVLVQVGKFVFPADFVILDCQVDEEIPIILGRPFLAIGRALIDCETGELKMRLNDEEVIFNIQQSMRRPSEYANCSLVEAVDVILQEDDVTLTAKDPLEACLTNLEEMDGEGLAEWVMALEGQGFWKWEPQFESLELEKRATSPAKPSVEEPPKLELKPLPAHLRYVFLGPDSTLLVIISSGLLDVQVE; encoded by the coding sequence ATGATACCTGCACCATTCCCTCAGAGACTggtaaaacaaaataaggaagatcaatacaagaaattcatggagatgctatatcaaattcagttgaatattccttTGATGGATGCCTTGAGGGAAATGTCAGGTTATGCGAAGATGATGAAGGACCTAATGTCACGgaagtttgattttcaggacctatCCACAGTGACTCTGACACAGACCTGCAGTGCAGTAGTGATAAGACCGATGGCTCAAAAGATGTCTGACCCAGGTAGCTTCACTATTCCATGCACGATTGGGAGTTATGCCTTTGCAAAGacgttatgtgatttgggagccaaCATAAATCTGATGCCTCTGGATGTATACACCAAACTGGGCATTGGCAGAGCTAGACCGACTTTGATGCTAATGCAACTGGCTGACCGCATTGTTAAAAGGCCAACTGGAattcttgatgatgtgttggtgcaagtggggaagtttgtgttccctgcagattttgtcaTTCTGGATTGTCAGGTAGATGAGGAGATACCTATCATTCTAGGTAGGCCATTCTTGGCCATTGGGAGAGCATTGATCGATTGTGAGactggggaattaaaaatgaggttgaacgatgaagaagtcatattcaacatcCAGCAATCCATGAGGAGACCCAGTGAATATGCTAATTGCTCCCTAGTGGAGGCAGTGGATGTGATCCTGCAAGAAGATGATGTGACCCTGACAGCTaaagatccattggaggcatgTTTGACAAATTTGGAAGAGATGGATGGTGAAGGGCTAGCTGAGTGGGTCATGGCACTTGAAGGCCAAGGCTTCTGGAAATGGGAACCTcagttcgagtcccttgagttAGAAAAAAGGGCTACATCTCCAGCAAAGCCATCAGTAGAGGAACCACCCAAGCTGGAGCTGAAGCCGCTCCCAGCTCACCTTAGGTACGTTTTCTTAGGCCCTGATTCTACTTTGCTTGTTATTATATCATCAGGTTTgctagatgtgcaggtagaaTAG
- the LOC138876221 gene encoding uncharacterized protein: MEIAGTNRVTGLHELEEFRFQAFESARLYKERMKLMHDKHILDRNFKPGDLVLLYNSRLRLFPGKLKSRWSGPFRVVQMFVSGSVEIESEDGTNKFTVNGQRLKHYLGMAEEKGDRVIINLEEPQYANEE, encoded by the coding sequence ATGGAAATTGCAGGTACTAACAGAGTCACTGGGTTACATGAGCTGGAAGAGTTCAGGTTCCAGGCCTTTGAGAGTGCTAGActatacaaagaaaggatgaaattAATGCATGATAAGCACATCTTGGATCGAAACTTCAAACCTGGAGATCTAGTGTTGTTATACAACTCGAGATTGAGATTGTTTCCGGGTAAGTTAAAGTCTCGATGGTCAGGACCATTCAGAGTGGTGCAAATGTTCGTAAGTGGAAGTGTAGAGATTGAATCAGAAGATGGGACAAACAAGTTCACAGTaaatgggcaaaggttgaaacattaccttggaatggCTGAAGAAAAAGGGGACAGAGTGATAATCAATTTGGAAGAGCCCCAGTATGCGAATGAAGAATAA